A single Leptospira barantonii DNA region contains:
- a CDS encoding Rrf2 family transcriptional regulator, translated as MAIPSRYAVAIHILTFLEDGNGGDTTSDTIAESVGTNPAIVRTLIGKLRKAGLVFTRQGVPGASLAKPATEIRLSDIYRAIEASECLFNVHDHPKQDCSVGMGIVPTLECIFAQAQAALEAKLGEFSLADVMHQVRGECQKKMSLSH; from the coding sequence TTGGCCATTCCCAGTCGTTACGCCGTTGCAATTCACATTCTAACTTTTCTGGAAGACGGAAATGGGGGAGATACGACCTCCGACACGATCGCAGAATCGGTAGGAACCAATCCCGCAATCGTAAGAACTCTGATCGGAAAATTGAGAAAGGCCGGTTTGGTTTTTACAAGACAAGGCGTTCCCGGAGCTTCTTTGGCAAAACCCGCGACGGAGATCCGACTTTCCGATATCTACCGCGCGATCGAGGCTTCTGAATGCCTATTCAACGTTCACGATCACCCGAAACAGGATTGTTCCGTCGGAATGGGAATTGTCCCGACGCTCGAATGTATCTTTGCTCAGGCCCAAGCCGCGCTCGAAGCGAAGTTGGGAGAATTCTCCTTAGCCGACGTGATGCATCAGGTCCGTGGAGAATGCCAAAAAAAAATGTCCCTCTCTCACTGA
- a CDS encoding NAD(P)H-dependent oxidoreductase, with translation MDLLEKMNWRYATKRMTGEKLPPEKVERIVESIRLTASGFGLQPYNVLVIEDEELKRRILPVANNQPQIVESSHLLIFAAWDGITENKIENHIQLVANTRNIPPESLQGFKNSMLGWLKSHTHESSFNWAARQTYIALGTGIVAAAVEDVDATPMEGFNAAGLDELLGLKEKGLRSTSILALGYRDADKDHLVNAPKVRKSKEDFAIRYSSLATV, from the coding sequence ATGGATTTGCTGGAAAAAATGAACTGGCGCTATGCGACCAAAAGAATGACGGGGGAGAAGTTACCTCCGGAAAAAGTGGAAAGAATCGTGGAATCGATTCGCCTTACCGCCTCGGGTTTCGGACTGCAACCTTACAACGTTCTTGTTATCGAAGACGAGGAACTCAAACGTAGAATTCTTCCAGTCGCCAACAATCAACCTCAGATCGTAGAATCCTCTCATCTTTTGATTTTTGCGGCTTGGGACGGAATCACCGAGAATAAAATCGAAAATCATATTCAATTAGTTGCAAATACGAGAAACATTCCCCCGGAATCCCTTCAAGGTTTTAAAAATTCGATGCTCGGTTGGCTGAAGTCTCATACCCACGAATCCAGTTTTAACTGGGCCGCAAGACAAACCTACATAGCTCTTGGAACGGGAATCGTAGCCGCCGCAGTCGAAGATGTGGACGCGACTCCGATGGAAGGGTTTAACGCGGCGGGCTTGGACGAACTACTCGGTCTTAAGGAAAAAGGATTGAGATCCACTTCCATTCTCGCGCTCGGTTATAGGGACGCGGACAAGGATCATTTGGTGAACGCGCCCAAGGTGCGTAAGTCGAAAGAGGATTTTGCGATCCGCTATTCTTCCTTGGCAACAGTTTAA
- a CDS encoding M23 family metallopeptidase gives MRNQIVALIFIVFFSLGLSAQPNDLKGECKPKEWICVLTRNDNNKIEFYVQNRSPSGEYPFSLYFNFSDLENYRSDVTLPFPYVSKGSSEPQKVFTLTPISPDKNGSYSSSIYVRAGDFNAPKNKNVIYRLPFESASRIGQGYNGKFTHTGQFPYALDFTLNEGSPVLAAREGLVIATQDKYHSGGTTPFFRDKANFIQILHKDGSIAEYAHLKHKGVLVQVGQTVRTGERIGLSGNTGFSSAPHLHFHVFKPTSDFQTLDSFPTAFETDEGVLDELKEGVVYWYPSILLPAGKIFFEEDLRICSEFVQKKLFECEDKFNPQKRPILALEVRKPGKYELKVEVCNPDSVCKRIDWNLQPEWKSSVSYFDWSLFPQQPGKYKIQVINDIEIIKTWIVER, from the coding sequence ATGCGAAATCAGATTGTCGCTTTAATTTTTATAGTATTCTTTTCCCTCGGTTTGTCCGCACAGCCGAACGATCTAAAGGGAGAATGCAAACCGAAAGAATGGATCTGCGTTCTTACCAGAAACGACAACAATAAGATAGAATTCTACGTTCAGAATAGAAGTCCTTCGGGAGAATATCCATTTTCGCTTTATTTTAATTTTTCCGATCTTGAAAATTATCGATCCGACGTAACATTACCTTTTCCTTATGTTTCCAAGGGAAGTTCGGAACCTCAAAAAGTTTTTACCCTAACCCCGATCAGCCCCGATAAAAACGGCTCGTATAGTTCTAGCATCTATGTGAGAGCCGGAGATTTTAACGCGCCTAAAAACAAAAACGTCATCTATCGTTTACCGTTCGAATCGGCTTCCCGGATCGGACAAGGTTATAACGGAAAGTTCACTCATACCGGACAGTTTCCGTACGCGTTGGATTTTACTCTCAACGAAGGAAGTCCCGTTTTAGCCGCACGAGAAGGTCTTGTGATCGCGACGCAGGACAAATATCATTCCGGCGGAACCACACCTTTTTTTAGGGACAAGGCCAACTTCATCCAGATTCTTCATAAGGACGGAAGCATAGCGGAATACGCACACTTAAAACACAAGGGCGTTTTGGTTCAAGTCGGACAAACCGTGAGAACCGGAGAAAGAATCGGATTGTCCGGCAACACCGGATTTAGTAGCGCACCTCATTTGCACTTTCACGTTTTCAAACCTACGAGCGACTTTCAAACCTTGGATTCTTTTCCGACCGCGTTCGAAACCGACGAAGGCGTGTTAGACGAACTCAAAGAAGGAGTCGTATATTGGTATCCTTCGATTCTTTTACCCGCAGGAAAGATATTCTTCGAAGAGGATTTAAGAATTTGTTCAGAGTTCGTTCAGAAAAAACTTTTCGAATGCGAGGACAAGTTCAATCCTCAGAAAAGACCGATTCTCGCGTTGGAAGTGAGAAAACCGGGCAAGTACGAACTCAAAGTGGAAGTCTGCAATCCGGATTCGGTCTGCAAAAGAATCGATTGGAATCTTCAACCCGAATGGAAGTCGTCCGTTTCTTATTTTGATTGGAGTCTTTTCCCGCAACAACCGGGTAAATATAAAATCCAAGTCATCAACGATATAGAAATCATCAAGACTTGGATCGTGGAACGTTAG
- a CDS encoding MIP/aquaporin family protein, translated as MLSPVLGEFLGTFVLILLGNGVVAGVLLERSKSKDGGWIVITAGWAFAVMIGVFVSNAFGSSDAHLNPAVTLAFAIKSGDYSKLISYVPAQIGGAFLGAVFNYLHYLPHWKETKDKGKILAVFSTEPAISHIVSNFFSEFLGTFLLILGIVSIFSPLMQGLSAHFGTFLVGILVWSIGLSMGGTTGYAINPARDLGPRFAHFILPIAGKGSSNWKYAWLPVVAPLSGAACAGLLLGFLKV; from the coding sequence ATGTTATCGCCTGTTTTGGGAGAATTTTTGGGGACCTTTGTATTGATTCTTTTGGGGAACGGCGTCGTCGCCGGGGTTTTGTTGGAAAGAAGCAAATCCAAGGACGGGGGTTGGATCGTAATCACAGCCGGTTGGGCCTTTGCGGTGATGATCGGAGTTTTTGTTTCGAACGCTTTCGGAAGTTCGGACGCGCATTTAAACCCCGCGGTAACGCTTGCATTTGCAATTAAGTCGGGAGATTATTCCAAGCTGATATCCTACGTTCCCGCTCAAATCGGCGGCGCGTTTTTAGGAGCCGTATTCAATTATTTGCATTATCTTCCGCATTGGAAGGAAACGAAGGACAAGGGAAAAATTCTCGCCGTGTTTTCCACCGAACCCGCGATTTCGCATATCGTATCCAACTTCTTCAGCGAATTCTTAGGAACGTTTCTTCTTATCTTGGGAATCGTTTCGATTTTCTCCCCGCTTATGCAGGGTTTAAGCGCGCATTTCGGTACGTTCTTGGTGGGAATTCTAGTCTGGAGCATCGGTCTTTCCATGGGTGGAACTACCGGTTACGCGATCAATCCGGCGAGGGATTTAGGTCCGAGATTCGCGCATTTTATTCTGCCGATCGCGGGCAAAGGTTCTTCCAATTGGAAATACGCGTGGCTTCCCGTGGTAGCTCCTTTGAGCGGAGCCGCTTGTGCGGGATTGCTTTTGGGGTTTCTGAAAGTTTAA
- the fliD gene encoding flagellar filament capping protein FliD: MPAFTIPGLSSGQDTNMIVKKLVELEAKPIRRLEQQNSFNKAQSKAWGDLKIVTTDLQNKTRALISFTAPFAMKNIVSEPEGVVSGDASRSASAGKRKIEIKELATYHQISGDKTDANKQIPAGSFKIFSGDSEKEIEFSGGTIRDLASSIKVSAAGLVSTGLVKVDGDNYVLTLTAGLSGKERKLKFEDSNGVLQAANLVGASEPADPPKVMNLLPEQDQILVFQSEKYGVPADSKPVFKEENGKKWMEIASVGSFQFGIPTTELKKNTRIELITSVEFAQEDKLELGILYKENDKEKMIFETASKQNGKVVLNLKNFPTGQKAHKILFANSSGKTVILDSFHIVIPGEFRGAKPAKEIAEAKDAVFLVDGIEVNRPKNEGLTDVLDGVSLNLHKKTETPVNIDIKTDSEKGIEMIKEFIAAYNTVLKFSKESTAVDKNATVRDGKEEGTEIGQSFWEGKTKTGLLSGEHTVLRLIAGMKTVASSSYPVSGESSVRMLSDIGISTGNVGSKWADIQDGFLILDEEKLKNKLAENPDAVRNLFAIDTNSDARMDTGVAVDLLEHVKPYTQYAGGLVAGKVKMLEEQVTDNNKKIKEYENHLVSYEKKLKSKFLYMEQGVGKNKAVGAYLNNNLKGARNE, encoded by the coding sequence ATGCCCGCATTTACGATTCCAGGACTTAGCTCCGGACAAGATACAAATATGATCGTAAAGAAATTGGTGGAACTGGAAGCCAAACCGATCCGCCGACTTGAGCAACAGAATTCGTTTAACAAAGCTCAGTCAAAAGCCTGGGGCGACCTCAAAATAGTCACGACCGACTTACAGAATAAAACAAGAGCACTCATATCTTTTACCGCTCCGTTTGCGATGAAGAATATCGTATCGGAACCGGAAGGTGTGGTGAGCGGGGACGCTTCTCGTTCAGCCAGCGCCGGTAAACGCAAAATCGAAATCAAAGAACTCGCAACGTATCATCAAATCTCCGGCGATAAAACGGACGCGAACAAACAAATCCCGGCCGGAAGTTTTAAAATTTTTTCGGGGGATAGCGAGAAGGAAATAGAATTCTCGGGTGGAACGATCCGAGATCTCGCGTCTTCCATCAAAGTTTCCGCGGCCGGACTTGTCAGCACCGGGCTCGTAAAAGTGGACGGGGACAATTACGTTCTTACTCTTACCGCGGGATTGTCCGGTAAGGAACGCAAACTTAAATTCGAAGATTCTAATGGAGTTTTGCAAGCCGCAAACTTGGTCGGCGCGAGCGAACCTGCGGATCCTCCGAAAGTAATGAATCTTCTTCCCGAACAGGATCAGATTCTCGTTTTTCAATCCGAAAAATACGGAGTGCCCGCGGATTCCAAACCGGTCTTTAAAGAAGAGAACGGAAAGAAGTGGATGGAAATCGCGAGCGTGGGTTCGTTTCAATTCGGAATTCCGACCACCGAGTTGAAGAAGAACACAAGAATCGAACTCATCACATCGGTCGAATTCGCGCAGGAAGACAAACTAGAATTAGGAATTCTTTATAAAGAAAACGATAAAGAGAAGATGATCTTTGAAACCGCTTCCAAACAAAACGGAAAGGTCGTGTTGAATCTGAAAAATTTTCCCACGGGACAAAAGGCTCATAAGATTCTTTTCGCAAATTCAAGCGGCAAAACGGTAATATTAGATTCTTTTCATATAGTGATTCCCGGAGAATTTCGCGGCGCTAAACCCGCGAAGGAAATCGCGGAAGCGAAGGACGCGGTTTTTTTAGTGGACGGGATCGAAGTCAATCGTCCTAAAAACGAAGGACTTACCGACGTTCTCGACGGAGTCTCCCTGAATCTCCATAAAAAAACCGAAACACCCGTGAACATCGACATCAAAACGGATTCCGAAAAAGGAATCGAGATGATCAAAGAGTTCATCGCGGCTTACAATACCGTATTAAAGTTTTCTAAAGAATCCACCGCGGTCGATAAGAATGCGACCGTTCGAGACGGGAAAGAGGAAGGCACGGAGATCGGACAAAGTTTTTGGGAAGGAAAAACGAAAACGGGTCTTTTATCCGGGGAACATACCGTTCTTCGTCTGATTGCGGGGATGAAAACGGTCGCGAGTTCCTCTTATCCGGTAAGCGGCGAAAGTTCGGTAAGAATGTTAAGCGACATCGGAATCAGCACCGGAAATGTCGGAAGCAAATGGGCCGATATTCAGGACGGGTTTCTGATTCTCGACGAGGAAAAACTCAAAAACAAACTCGCTGAAAATCCCGATGCGGTCCGAAATCTTTTTGCGATCGATACGAATTCGGACGCGAGAATGGACACCGGAGTTGCGGTCGATCTTCTCGAACACGTGAAACCTTACACTCAGTATGCGGGCGGACTTGTCGCCGGCAAGGTGAAGATGTTGGAAGAGCAGGTCACCGATAACAACAAGAAGATCAAGGAATACGAAAATCATCTCGTGAGTTACGAGAAAAAACTGAAGTCCAAGTTTCTTTATATGGAACAGGGAGTCGGTAAGAACAAAGCGGTCGGCGCCTATTTGAACAACAATCTCAAAGGCGCGAGAAACGAGTAA
- a CDS encoding SpoIIE family protein phosphatase: MNLYALIPFSALLINGSLFAYVSALKGKSRTVSLYQRFSVLLSVWHIALILYWSFLPGNLPVIVFKVSSFAWIFIGCLFFEFAVQFTGSNYRFLIYFFRGLSLVSFLITISTDLVIAGSSRAYWGDMIVGGPLYLPVTTFVIGIPTLAASLILIQSGIRSNNPLLKKQSRLVAYGTIFTYLLSYSTTLLPRYWNPSLTFPPISGSAALIQSICIFIAIQKYGFMDLKLEHIALRLYSEIREGVILLSSKGILLFINLSARKMLRLPENIGTGIGFDLSGYLEEFPSDSFFERKEFVNLSVQTKEQSYGLHEEFLHVPENKYLEVSSSPIPLSGKNGGRVYILRDITEKKESLEKIRKLLYRLDLDLDLARDIQEMITTRDFPDSPDYKIHSHFQPYVKVGGDILNVIKEKDDSLHILFGDVSGHGISAAMVAAMTSIAFGASTKRSKLTDHNLLFIHQLLKDTITLHFLSSVYMRYVPSIRRLEYSYGGHHQGLLIRNGVCSFIEGSGGILFAIASPKIQRYELDLRKGDRILFYSDGLFEVKNGEGNILGRNQFLEAVKSLVVDDTSSMIRSILSYSGSFGEGEMSDDVTIFCLEVF; encoded by the coding sequence ATGAATCTCTACGCTCTCATTCCTTTTTCCGCGTTGCTCATCAACGGTTCCTTGTTCGCATACGTAAGCGCACTCAAGGGAAAGTCGCGGACCGTTTCTTTGTATCAAAGATTTTCGGTTCTTCTTTCGGTTTGGCATATCGCGCTGATTCTTTATTGGTCCTTTCTCCCCGGCAATTTACCCGTAATCGTTTTTAAAGTCTCGTCGTTCGCCTGGATCTTCATAGGCTGTTTGTTTTTCGAGTTTGCGGTTCAGTTCACCGGATCGAATTATAGATTTCTAATCTATTTTTTCCGAGGCCTATCTCTAGTATCTTTTCTGATCACGATCAGCACCGATCTCGTGATCGCCGGAAGCTCCCGAGCGTATTGGGGGGATATGATCGTAGGCGGGCCCTTGTATCTTCCGGTCACCACGTTCGTGATCGGAATTCCCACGTTAGCCGCTTCTTTGATTCTCATTCAAAGCGGAATCCGTTCCAACAATCCTCTTTTGAAAAAACAATCCAGACTCGTAGCTTACGGAACGATCTTTACGTATCTTTTGAGTTATAGCACGACCCTTCTTCCGCGTTATTGGAACCCTTCCCTTACGTTCCCGCCGATCAGCGGAAGCGCGGCCTTGATCCAATCGATCTGTATTTTCATAGCGATTCAGAAATACGGATTTATGGATCTCAAATTGGAACATATCGCTCTCAGACTTTATTCCGAAATTCGGGAAGGTGTGATTCTTCTTTCCTCGAAAGGGATTCTTCTTTTTATCAATCTTTCCGCGAGAAAGATGCTTCGTCTTCCGGAGAATATCGGAACCGGAATCGGCTTCGATCTATCCGGTTATCTCGAGGAATTTCCTTCCGATTCTTTTTTTGAAAGAAAAGAATTCGTAAACCTCAGCGTTCAAACGAAAGAACAATCCTACGGACTGCACGAAGAGTTTTTACACGTGCCCGAAAACAAATACCTGGAAGTTTCCTCTTCCCCCATTCCTCTTTCCGGTAAAAACGGAGGAAGGGTTTACATCCTCAGGGACATCACGGAAAAAAAAGAATCCCTCGAGAAAATTAGAAAATTATTATATAGATTGGACCTGGATCTGGATCTCGCAAGGGACATCCAGGAGATGATCACAACGAGGGACTTTCCGGATTCTCCCGATTACAAAATCCATTCCCATTTTCAACCCTACGTAAAAGTCGGCGGGGATATACTGAACGTAATCAAGGAGAAGGACGACAGTCTTCATATTCTTTTTGGAGACGTTTCAGGTCACGGTATTTCGGCGGCCATGGTTGCGGCCATGACTTCCATCGCGTTCGGAGCTTCGACGAAAAGAAGCAAACTGACCGATCACAATCTTCTTTTTATCCATCAGCTTTTGAAGGACACGATCACACTTCACTTTCTTTCCTCCGTTTATATGAGATACGTTCCATCCATTCGAAGATTAGAATATAGTTACGGTGGACATCATCAAGGTTTGTTGATCCGGAACGGCGTTTGCAGTTTTATCGAAGGTTCCGGAGGAATTCTTTTTGCGATCGCTTCTCCGAAAATCCAGAGATACGAACTCGATCTTCGAAAAGGAGACAGGATTCTTTTTTATTCGGACGGTTTGTTCGAGGTGAAAAACGGGGAAGGAAATATTCTAGGCAGAAATCAATTTTTGGAAGCGGTCAAATCGCTGGTCGTAGACGATACGAGTTCCATGATTCGATCGATTCTCTCCTACTCCGGCTCTTTCGGAGAAGGAGAGATGTCCGACGACGTTACGATCTTTTGTCTGGAAGTATTTTAG
- a CDS encoding SpoIIE family protein phosphatase — MNYYLFFPMAALFANTVFIAFVYARRTGNPIIRSYLLYTIGLNAWLFTYAFSWSYPPESWMTWAFKILSATWLPVGALYLEFIYAFLNRVPGVFLWFFRIGIPISYLITLSTDWVIQGSIRYYWGYENEPGPLYLVVILCFVALPGFIGLGILIRSFFVSRKDQKKQIGLAILGSMSAMFLSFYSEIIQVDEQGRMLSVPLTPIAVVIQSCLIFFAITRYGFLRINIEGLAVELFRDIHDGMILVKQDRSLYFMNESAMKILGISNTLPVHFYPSDFLKGYLESPNHLSREYQPIFNRNCRGVELTRSNIELAGNESGYLFILRDISEKIESREKIESIYSSLSKDLEIAKIAQTSAISTKFPESSRYKFHSHFQPFELVGGDFFRALQRSDGKLDIFFADVSGHGISSAMVAGMLSISFQLVIETRPSPKAALEKIQTLLLNAVLNHHISAIYLSYDPNSKILEYSYAGHHPILIFRDGEIISLEGAGRILLITSETELNNYSFQLKKGDILFLYSDCLFEVRNNEGEILGYENFMLKIREIPVHTPSNILKTSIDQALSFGKGKLTDDLAVLILEIF, encoded by the coding sequence ATGAATTATTACCTTTTTTTTCCAATGGCGGCTCTTTTTGCGAATACGGTGTTCATCGCATTCGTTTACGCAAGACGGACCGGTAACCCGATCATCCGTTCTTATCTTCTTTATACCATCGGACTCAACGCTTGGCTTTTCACTTACGCTTTCAGTTGGTCATATCCGCCCGAGTCCTGGATGACATGGGCTTTCAAAATTCTTTCCGCAACTTGGCTTCCGGTCGGAGCGCTTTATCTCGAATTCATCTACGCTTTTTTGAACAGGGTCCCCGGCGTTTTTCTTTGGTTTTTTAGAATCGGAATTCCGATTTCCTATCTCATCACACTTTCAACGGATTGGGTGATCCAAGGAAGCATTCGTTATTATTGGGGTTATGAAAACGAACCGGGTCCTTTGTATCTTGTGGTCATTCTTTGTTTCGTCGCTCTTCCCGGTTTTATAGGATTGGGAATTTTAATCCGATCCTTTTTCGTTTCCCGTAAGGATCAGAAAAAACAAATCGGCTTGGCGATCCTCGGTTCCATGTCGGCGATGTTTCTCAGTTTTTATTCCGAAATCATCCAAGTCGACGAACAAGGAAGAATGTTGAGCGTTCCGTTGACACCGATCGCGGTCGTGATCCAATCCTGTCTTATCTTTTTCGCGATCACGAGATACGGCTTTCTGAGAATCAACATCGAAGGTCTCGCGGTGGAATTATTCCGAGACATACACGACGGAATGATTCTTGTCAAACAGGATCGTTCGCTTTATTTTATGAACGAATCCGCGATGAAAATATTAGGAATTTCGAATACTCTTCCCGTTCATTTTTATCCTTCCGATTTTTTAAAAGGTTATCTCGAAAGTCCCAATCATCTTTCCAGGGAATATCAGCCTATCTTCAACCGCAACTGTAGGGGTGTGGAACTTACGAGGTCGAATATCGAATTGGCCGGCAACGAAAGCGGTTATCTTTTTATTCTTCGCGACATCAGCGAAAAGATTGAATCCAGGGAAAAGATAGAAAGTATCTATTCTTCTTTGAGCAAGGACTTGGAGATCGCAAAGATCGCGCAGACTTCCGCGATCTCCACGAAGTTTCCGGAAAGTTCCCGATATAAATTCCATTCTCATTTTCAACCTTTCGAACTCGTGGGCGGGGATTTTTTCCGGGCGCTTCAACGCTCGGACGGCAAACTCGATATTTTTTTCGCGGACGTTTCCGGTCACGGGATTTCTTCCGCGATGGTCGCGGGAATGCTTTCGATTTCCTTTCAATTGGTTATCGAAACGAGGCCTTCCCCGAAAGCCGCGCTCGAAAAGATACAAACTCTGCTTTTAAACGCGGTTTTAAACCATCATATCTCCGCAATCTATCTCTCCTACGATCCGAATTCAAAAATATTAGAATATTCTTATGCGGGTCATCATCCGATTCTGATCTTCCGAGACGGGGAAATCATTTCCTTGGAAGGCGCCGGAAGAATTCTTCTGATCACATCCGAAACGGAATTGAACAACTACAGCTTTCAATTGAAAAAAGGCGATATTCTATTCTTATATTCGGATTGTCTTTTCGAAGTTAGAAACAACGAAGGGGAAATTTTAGGTTACGAAAATTTCATGCTCAAGATCAGAGAGATCCCGGTGCACACCCCTTCCAACATTTTAAAAACGTCCATCGATCAGGCCCTGAGTTTCGGAAAGGGGAAACTTACCGACGATTTGGCCGTTCTAATCTTGGAGATTTTTTAA
- a CDS encoding OmpP1/FadL family transporter: MISNLGTKTRLLYPGILVVLASFFDSTLWAVDGLTRNAINARYEALAGTNTALGGSPVDVALNPANLSLTKGKKLEFGLGNSTIYNRYQDQFLDSNPNYAYTNDKKSQVNAPAPYIALKLPVTDNVDYGVALYIPGGAIGGVDKITRNTPTGQSLNDWAGVNIPGPIGDSKQIKETNSNQFAVVKLVNGLSVRLGNLSLGASLEAVYGTQKLNQKYYDITGTVEVPGQGYYYESSKKAFSIGGVLGANYAFTERFRIAYSYQAHSSVPLNGHYQVGLNNPYYYRRTGVSYEFDLPEKHSLGFSYGPENIKIAVDLIYTNYGSYLKKANQKLEDPWLPTPFGNLADADAHLNFRNQGGVLVGFEHKLSDSWVYRLGYSYNSLAIKSNGLGGTTGGFFSVYHVFAGGFSYLFDKWSLDLGVSYNGPKNHVTGAKGTDWDLSHSIKTGPTSFNNAGYSYGAESTILAVNIGATRRFD; encoded by the coding sequence ATGATTTCAAACTTAGGAACTAAAACCCGGCTTTTGTATCCGGGCATTCTCGTCGTTCTTGCTTCGTTTTTCGATTCTACGCTTTGGGCGGTGGACGGCTTGACTCGAAACGCAATCAACGCAAGATACGAAGCCTTGGCCGGAACCAACACTGCGTTAGGCGGTTCTCCGGTGGACGTCGCGTTGAATCCCGCGAATCTTTCTTTGACAAAAGGAAAAAAATTGGAATTCGGTCTCGGCAATTCAACGATCTACAATCGTTATCAGGATCAGTTCCTCGATTCCAATCCGAACTACGCGTATACGAACGATAAAAAAAGTCAAGTCAACGCGCCCGCCCCCTACATCGCTTTGAAACTTCCGGTTACGGATAACGTGGATTACGGAGTCGCGTTGTATATTCCGGGCGGAGCGATCGGAGGCGTGGATAAGATCACAAGAAACACTCCGACCGGACAATCCTTAAACGATTGGGCCGGAGTCAACATTCCCGGACCGATCGGAGATTCCAAACAAATCAAGGAAACTAACAGCAATCAATTCGCCGTTGTCAAACTCGTAAACGGTCTTTCCGTTCGTTTGGGAAATCTTTCCTTAGGAGCGAGTTTGGAAGCGGTTTACGGGACACAAAAGCTCAATCAAAAATACTACGATATAACCGGAACCGTGGAAGTTCCCGGACAAGGTTATTATTACGAAAGTAGCAAGAAGGCGTTTTCGATCGGCGGAGTTTTGGGCGCGAACTACGCGTTCACCGAAAGATTTAGAATCGCCTATTCCTATCAGGCGCATTCTTCCGTTCCATTAAACGGACATTACCAAGTCGGCTTAAACAATCCTTATTATTATAGAAGAACCGGAGTTTCCTACGAGTTCGATCTTCCCGAAAAACATTCATTAGGTTTTTCTTATGGACCCGAGAATATAAAAATCGCCGTGGATCTGATCTACACGAACTACGGTTCTTATCTCAAAAAAGCGAATCAAAAACTGGAAGATCCTTGGCTTCCCACTCCTTTCGGAAACTTGGCGGACGCGGACGCGCATCTCAACTTTAGAAATCAAGGCGGCGTTCTTGTGGGATTCGAACACAAACTTTCCGATTCCTGGGTTTACAGACTCGGTTATTCCTATAATTCTCTTGCGATCAAAAGCAACGGACTCGGCGGAACCACGGGAGGATTTTTCTCGGTCTATCACGTTTTTGCGGGAGGATTCAGTTATCTTTTCGACAAATGGAGTTTGGATCTTGGAGTCAGCTACAACGGTCCGAAAAATCACGTTACCGGAGCCAAGGGAACGGATTGGGATCTTTCGCACTCGATCAAAACCGGTCCGACTTCGTTTAACAATGCGGGCTATTCTTACGGAGCGGAATCCACGATTCTCGCGGTGAACATCGGAGCGACCCGCCGCTTCGACTAA